The Zingiber officinale cultivar Zhangliang unplaced genomic scaffold, Zo_v1.1 ctg222, whole genome shotgun sequence DNA window TCTAGTTTGGGCTTTGAAGTACATCTTTTCAAAGATATAATCATGCATCTAATTCGAGTGCATCtttttctcctctttgatttGGTGTCATCCATCACATGGAAACTAATTTTCTTTAGCTATATGAAAGTGGAAATCACTTGTTTCAACTTACAATCAGTTGGTATACTATCATTTCTTTCATACTCTTATCCCTTCTCTATGCTTTCTTGCTGCCAGGTTAAGTCAATGCTAAAGAAAAGATTGGGTCAAAAGGATGAAAAGGATCTTTTGATGGTTGATTATAGGTAATTATTATCTTAGGCAGATAATTACTGATATCATAGGGGAGATTGCATTTAGTTGTGGCTTGCTCTGAAGCCCATATTTGAATATCCTTTGGGTGCTCGTCATATTGCAACTGTTTTACTTGTTTCATTTGGAGTACGGAACAAGATACTAAATTCGTTTACTTTCAACAGGAAGTATTCTAAAGTACGAAAATGGACCCTTGGGTTGGAAGGAGGTAAAGAGCAAATTGCTATTATTAGAGCCTCTGGAAGCATAAGTCGCACTCGTAGCCCTTTGAGTGTCTCTGGTTCTGGCATTGTTAGTGAGCAACTAATTGAGAAGATTCAGGGAGCCAGAGGTTTGttctgaaattttttatttttggttgCTGGGTGGAAATCCTACTCAATTTGTATATAAATGCAAACTTCTGTATATCCTTGGAAAGGTTTGGGATGTTAAATTGAACATGTTCTATAAAGTTCCATGGACATACTTTATGTTCTTATCCAGTTCAAGCTTAAAATAGGTGAGTCTCATAGTTTTTGTAATTAGGTCTTCTAGTAATACCAAAGCATTTGCATTCGAGCATGAATATGTTAATCCTTTTCATGCTTGAACAGAACAAAACTGTACAGTACGTGCTAGGGACTAAGAAAATGATTGATGGAAAATCCTTAGAAGAGGTTCATAGCAAGAAAGGCTATTCTGGTGTTTAATTGTGTTAGAAAGACATTGAACTCTTCCAAATGGAAAATGGATTTTTAAGATTTGTCAATTCATAGATGTCTAATCAAGGACTGGACTCAGAAATACTTAACAACTTTGTATTTTCGGTGCCTCTATCATTCCAGTTGAATTAGTTTTAAGTTTGCTGCTGATATTTAACTCTTGTAAAATTTAACATAGGAtttcttttatttctgttttTTTCCCTGTGCTGTTTGACTGTTTAAGAGTTGAAATTGTTCAATTCTCTTGCCACAGAATCAAAAAGGTATAAAGCTGTCATTTTGCGAATTGACAGCCCTGGTGGTGATGCTCTTGCTTCTGACCTGTAAGTGCTATAAATCCTGGACATCGATTTTATTTAAGATGGCAGCTGATTGGAGCAAAGAATTGGCATCTAAGTGGTTTACATATTTCAAATCTTATCAAGTATGGTCACATCTTGATGCCATAATGGATCTTTTATAAATTATGGAACAATAGGGGAATGCAAGCTGGTGGGAGTGCATTCAAGTTACCTGTGTGTTTTAAAAATTTGTGGTGAATGTAAACTACCTATTCATGTGTTGATAAAGTCATCCTTGTGTAGTTATTCTAACTTCAAACATTGGTCTGATCTCATTAAAAACTCTAGCAATGCTAAAGGAAGTTGCTTATGTTTTGTGTTAGTGCATCCTCCAATAGTTATATTGATCTGTGAGAGTAATGCTTTagaaaagttatttggcaaaaccATCTTTCATGGCAATCATATCTGTTGGATGATTACTTTTCAAATGAGAACATTAACCATATTATGCATCATTTGCATTTGAATAGTAAGAATTACTGCATCTGTCCAAGTGTTGTATGTGCACATATATGACATCTAGGAGATGATTAAGACTGCCAAAAATGCTCCAGTGGCAcatttcttcttcccttttgatGATTAAGACTGCAGGTTTCACAGTTGTGTTATTTTCATGTTATTTTTCATTTCTATGATCTAATTTTTGTTATTGTTTCTGTTGCTACATAATAAACATTGCATCCATGATTTAGCATGTGGAGGGAGATAAGGCTTCTTGCTGCTTCTAAGCCTGTGATTGCAACAATGTCTGATGTTGCTGCAAGTGGAGGCTACTACATGGCTATGGCTGCTGATGCTATTGTGGCTGAAAAGCTTACTTTGACAGGTTCTATTGGAGTTGTCACAGGTAGTTAAATTGATTAATGTTGTCCTTTTGAAAAGTTTATAATGTTATTAAGATGTGCAATGCTTTAGCCTCCAAAACACGCACATAAAGTAAAAATTCTCGAGTGTTATGTGAATATTCTTTTTGATAATAATTATAACATTGCCATCTCTGGTTCAACATTCCTGTTATCCATCTTGGGTTTAACTTTAAACCTCCTCTTCTCTCATTTTTCTACTTCAACATGATGGCGAAGCACATTAAGCTTTTATTTTCTCCCTTCATACAATTTAGCTATATTCAACCCATGTATCCAATTTAACTCCCCTGAACTAGATTTGATTTGTCACATTTTATTCTATATCTTATCCAAGTAAATATAGCTTCAAATGCACCAAGTTGGGGATCCAAAAGAGCACATCTCAAGAAAAAACTCTTAACAAATACATATGGTTTTAGTGTTGATCTCTAAATTGTGGCTTAGAATTCTCATCCTAGTAATGCCATGACAAATGATTTTATCTATAGCATGAACTTTATGATTCATTATTTTTTCCTACCAATGGTAATTATATTCTCATCCTAACAAAGCCATGACAAAATGATCTATCTATAGCATGAAATTTACGATTCACTTTTCTCCTACTAAAGGTAATTATTTGCAATATATACATATACAAAGTATACCAGATGTTGCATGAATTATTGTGTCACTAAAGCAACTCAACTCTCGACAAACAGACAAGGAAGCAAATAATATTATAAACTCAAGACAGGATGCACAAGGGATCCTAACCTCTTTTTATATATTCATAATACAACTGGGTcatgaaaaaaattaaacttatctCTAAGTTGTAACAAATTTTTAAAAGGTAATAACATatttaaaataacaaaaaaaaattgtagaaaaaaaatcctaatgaCTTAAAACACTATGTCAAAACCATTCTAGCTTTTACAGGTTTTGACTCTATTGAAGCTGGTTAATATTTCTGGTTACTTGACTACTTAAAGCTTACCTTCACTCTCTTCCCTTCTTACTTACCACTGGAAGAACTTAAACTACTAGTCTACAACTTTGCTTGACATGTTTATCTTTATCTGATAAATTATTTGTTAGCTAAATGGTTGATTTGTTGAACTGCAACGTAAAAGAAAAATCAGAGTTATTATTCTATTTGTTAAGGTTAAGTATAGATTTGACAATTTTCAAATATCTTATGCttttgggttaatggttaattaaTCAAACTTCTTATTGTACCAAGGCAATTTTGGTTGCTGGAACTTGTTTAACATCACTTGAAACCAATCATAGGTAGGTTTAGCTTAAACAAGCTATATGAGAGGATTGGCTTCAACAAGGAGATTATTTCACGGGGAAAATATGCGGAGCTCATTGCTGCTGACCAGCGGCCTTTCCGGTAAACATATGTGCTTTCTTTGAGTAACATTTATAGACGTGAGGACTCTCTGACGCATAAGGTCTTGTATGTTACTGAACATCTCCTTCCAGACAAAGATATTTTTGCCTTCCATATCATTACTTATTTCCTTTCCTGGGAAAGTATAATTTTGTTTGCAATTGTCTATTACGACATATATTTATTGTTATTCATGCAGACCAGATGAAGCAGAACTCTTTGAAAAGTCAGCACAGAATGCTTACCGTCTATTTCGAGATAAAGCAGCATTCTCACGGTCAATGCCTGTAAGATCTTATATATGCTTTAATAAGCTGTACTATATCGTCCTAAGATAGTCCTCTTGATATATCACTTGTGAAAAGGTGGAAAGAATGGAGGAGTTTGCTCAAGGACGGGTATGGAGTGGAAAAGACGCTGCATCTCGTGGATTGGTTGATGCAATTGGTGGGTTCTCCCGAGCTGTTGCCATTGCAAAACACAAGGCAAAAATACCACAAGAGAGACAGGTTTGTATCCGTTTTCTACTAATGTTGTGCATGACACAGCATGAAAAGTGAATCTTATACAAATAGGTaccaaaagaaaattaaaaaaaaacattgtaGAAAATAGTGAGGTTATTGATAGAACTCCTTCCTTCCATCTCCCTCTCTAATAAACAAGTCACAATGGTAATGCATTGGTAAAAAAAGTATCTTGATAAATTTCAAATGCTTGATGCAAATATGGTGCATTTGGCTGATTGGAACAACTATTCTTTAACTTACAAATTTATatggaataaatatttttatatttagttGCAAAAAATTAGCTCATAATAACAATTTCACGAAATTGTGATTCCCAATTCATAATGAGCAGCTTTTTTTTGCTTTCTATATTTCACGAATAATATTTCTTATCTAttcctttttaaaaatatttacttGTAAAATATTTCTTATTCTATTTAACCATTTGGGTCAAACACTTCTATTGGGTTGAAATAGTTGGGTGAACCATCtgggaggaaccttgtttttatTGGGGTGGTTACGCTCATCAGGCGGATTGAGTCAACTAGGTTGAGTTGGTAGGCCAAGCTTTATCGTTTGTTTGTGTTGATCAAGTGGAGATAGATGGATGTGATTGGCCTTAGCGGTTCAAACAATTGGATTACAGAGGACAGATGGAGTGTTGGGACTAATTAGGGTTGGGGTTCGATGGTTTAGCTGATTAGTCCACCAGTCTAGGCCAATTAGACTTAACGGGTCAAACATGCAAGTTGGGTTGAGTGAGTTAGGCTATCTAgataaatcaattgattgattaaaCATGTTGAGCCAATTAGGTTAGTTGAATTGGTTGGGTCGATCTAATTGATTAAGTcagtaaaattaattagataaaaaGGTCAAATGGCTAGATGGGTTGTTAGGGTATGGATCAACAAGGCAGATGGTCAAACGAGTCAGGGAGAGTGGTTCGAGGGATTCGAGGTAGATCAATTAGAGCCAATTAGGTAAAACAAGTTGGTTGAGCTGAATGTCGAGTCGAATAGGTAAGACTATTCACACCATACTGGGTACATTTTAAGTTAGACACATCAAATACAATATTTCATGTAGGATATCTTATCTATAAACCCAAGCAATCAATGCTTATAGGACTCTATTTATTATCTTTTACATTCCTTAGAAATAGTTATTTCATTCCTTTTCTATTATTGACTTTCGTTGCTGGATTTTCGTACTCTTAAGCCTCCATAATTGCGCTAGCAAAATTTCTTAAGTGTTGGTTGCAACTATATATGCATATACAGTTTTTTGTGCATAATCTTTAGAGTTCAGATGATAATGCATTTGTGACACCACCAGGTTAAGCTAGTTGAGGTGTTAAAACCTTCGCCGACATTACCTGAAATAATAACTGGGATTGGAAACACTCTCCTAGGGCTGGACAAGACAGTGAAGGAAGCATTGCTGGGTCTAAACtacttgaatggagttcaagctAGAATTGATGGCATTCTATTTGAAAGTGTGTCACATGCATCGGATGACAACCCCATCTTCATGATCATAAAGGATTGTCTAAACTCACTACTGTAGAAAAGCAACTACCGTTTTTTGTTGCATTGCTCAAGCTATTCTACACTAAAGAAAGATCAAAAGTTAAGATTAGAACATGCAGAATGTAATCTTCCAAGGTAAGGGACGGGAGTTTCTAAGTCTTGGTTGCATTGCACGATGTATTTGTCATATTATTCATAATCCTGCAAGTGTATAACTAAATCCAAATGTAGTCTTCTTGTGTCCATGTTTATGTACAAGTCAAACATTGTATACTTAAATACATAACATCAAAGGAAATTTTTACTGATGCAGAGTTTGTTAAGTTGGAAAAGGGTACTCGAGTTGTCAAACTATATTTGATAGAATAGAATGGCAATTGAAATAGAGTAACATTTAGTTGGAATTAATTGAATGATCAATACTGATGCTGGAAATACTGCTGCATAGATTAGCATATGTTTGCTTTGTAGCTACCTGAGCCACACACATGGGCCTCATCCATTTATGTTTAGATTTATAAAAGCTTCCACTCAAAGTAAATACTATATTGATTCAATCTAAATTCAAGTTGATTCTGATTCTTCCTTTCATCTCTTGTTATTTGACTCTAGTGGTAACAAATGACTACAAATTTCATACTCTCTTTTGATTTTTAAGCTGCCTGGCTTTGATGCGGTGGAATGAGAACACACCCGTCTTGCTTGTCAAAATAAATTTATACTGCTTTAGTTGGAAGGCTCAAAACTGAAGTTCGTTTCGTCAGACATTTGATATCATTACTTAAATATCTCGGTGCAGCCAAATTAGGTTTGAATGCAAC harbors:
- the LOC122036860 gene encoding serine protease SPPA, chloroplastic-like yields the protein MAALLLNTPPSSLSLLGFASLRSSSSSCRRPLLRLASPPILCRYRVRALESSSAASKTEGDNEEAASKNGEGFDSDGAVAEKTNGAVGEAEGREFPVEEEFEMEEFDWWRLFVVKTRMLFALPWERVKKGSVLSMKLRGQISDQLKSRFSSGLSLPQICENFIKAAYDPRVSGIYLEIEPLSCGWAKIDEIRRHILNFKKSGKFIVSYIPICGEKEYYLASSCGECYVPPSAYVALYGLTVQSSFLGGVLEKIGIQPEIQRIGRYKSAGDQLSQKSMSKEVCEMLTTLLDNIYENWLETISSTLGKRRDEIEDFLNSGVYQVERLKEEGYITNISYDDEVKSMLKKRLGQKDEKDLLMVDYRKYSKVRKWTLGLEGGKEQIAIIRASGSISRTRSPLSVSGSGIVSEQLIEKIQGARESKRYKAVILRIDSPGGDALASDLMWREIRLLAASKPVIATMSDVAASGGYYMAMAADAIVAEKLTLTGSIGVVTGRFSLNKLYERIGFNKEIISRGKYAELIAADQRPFRPDEAELFEKSAQNAYRLFRDKAAFSRSMPVERMEEFAQGRVWSGKDAASRGLVDAIGGFSRAVAIAKHKAKIPQERQVKLVEVLKPSPTLPEIITGIGNTLLGLDKTVKEALLGLNYLNGVQARIDGILFESVSHASDDNPIFMIIKDCLNSLL